A part of Ictalurus furcatus strain D&B chromosome 8, Billie_1.0, whole genome shotgun sequence genomic DNA contains:
- the p2rx3a gene encoding P2X purinoceptor 3a yields the protein MFGWIGGFFTYETTKSVVVKSWSVGIINRVAQLLIIIYFVGWVFLHEKAYQVRDTGIESSVMTKVKGFGFLNSHLMDVADYVMPTQGSSMFCVITAMFITANQTQRKCPETDKNYNCTTDKHCEKHHSTNLASGKITGKCITEVERCEILGWCPAEDDHQDITPMSEAENFTIFIKNSIRFPLFNVTRGNMGENTNLSCFFDPINNTDCPIFRLADVLKYAGENFTNISRKGGEIGINIAWMCNLDQHVDNCKPKYTFTRLDSAFKNSNTTKGYNFRFAKYFKAEDGSEYRTLHKAFAIRFDILVSGNAGKFHLIPTVINVVAACTSVGLATVLCDIILLNFLKGAKQYKAKKFEEVSDSVSRSPSFDHHQGSQMTIKREEKSSDDSGAYSIRHQM from the exons ATGTTCGGCTGGATCGGCGGTTTCTTCACCTATGAGACGACCAAGTCTGTGGTGGTCAAGAGCTGGTCGGTGGGAATTATCAATCGTGTGGCTCAACTCCTCATCATCATTTACTTTGTTGG ctgGGTGTTTCTCCATGAGAAGGCCTATCAGGTCCGTGACACAGGGATCGAGTCGTCAGTCATGACTAAAGTGAAGGGCTTCGGCTTCTTAAACAGTCATCTAATGGACGTAGCCGACTATGTGATGCCCACGCAG GGTTCCTCCATGTTCTGCGTCATCACCGCAATGTTCATTACAGCCAATCAGACGCAGAGGAAATGTCCCGAG aCTGACAAGAATTATAACTGCACCACTGATAAACACTGTGAGAAACACCACTCCACAAACTTGGCAAGTG GGAAGATAACGGGCAAATGTATCACTGAGGTGGAACGGTGTGAGATTTTAGGCTGGTGTCCAGCAGAGGATGACCACCAGGATAt AACCCCAATGAGCGAGGCTGAGAACTTCACCATCTTTATCAAGAACAGCATTCGCTTTCCTCTCTTTAACGTCACGAG ggGGAATATGGGTGAAAACACCAATTTGAGTTGTTTCTTTGATCCCATTAATAACACAGATTGCCCGATCTTCCGCCTGGCAGACGTGCTAAAGTACGCTGGCGAGAatttcacaaacatctcacGAAAA gGAGGAGAGATTGGAATTAATATAGCCTGGATGTGCAATCTGGACCAGCATGTAGACAACTGTAAACCcaaatacacattcacacgTCTGGACtctgcatttaaaaacagcaacaCCACAAAGGGATACAATTTCAG GTTTGCAAAATACTTTAAGGCAGAAGATGGCAGTGAATATCGCACACTTCATAAAGCTTTTGCTATTCGCTTTGACATACTTGTGTCCGGCAAT GCTGGAAAATTTCACTTAATCCCAACAGTAATTAACGTTGTTGCAGCTTGTACCTCAGTCGGCCTG GCGACGGTCCTCTGTGACATCATCCTGTTAAACTTCCTGAAAGGAGCTAAACAATACAAGGCGAAGAAATTTGAAGAG GTTTCAGATTCTGTCAGTAGGTCTCCAAGTTTTGACCACCATCAGGGCAGCCAGATGACAATCAAACGGGAAGAGAAGAGCTCAGATGACTCAGGGGCTTATTCCATCAGACATCAGATGTGA
- the zgc:113229 gene encoding uncharacterized protein zgc:113229, translated as MAEANSVSDTQVLLQSMLQRLKLQPKPDSNSTHTHDELQYSTTLIEQNGSAAESPPQTPPMYNFNFSMDSKSIVVGPLSPGLTGVATSPSQEFAKGIDVHNSGMSSPPKQRTLNWGFMSNHTVSGGNSNVSTRSDDGVMTKQARKQKFSLTKMNDGSVSSLQSIESLLPSTHSSGFTESNVQGQGVGQKRWTQKVKEKWKERHKSVPRREQDVRERQDHSKVSNSIRSPIPVQTVPNENNTTTAFNEEVRVQHQPINSGPVKGIPSPPDHMSETLFSPGSFNLMEEIFTGEEWAKFLPSTTSSQSTSGSITQEQEMGLTNSISQSRQNEQHTLNQWFYRGATGPNLGMIQSQMNSGSFHNMNTTEYMFNQRKTPMSELHNGQNGLFDSGPNHLESMDLSAGPLGNDHPIKQQAHIYPCNQSNTIELNVNPLLSSEQSVNQSQATEINHNQPGSVHEYLPVLDLSCLQSKDSPSPRKQVNLSRKRSHSTERRDSNERWRSETGEMHEWGHNSSPSDPAISLSPASSTSSLQHSFSQDLESSVSTETVIKKRRVENIRRVRFAEEVTFVPPLVLSDDDGDADDEDYGQNVTDDNDDGGEELPSRPSAPRWIEALRSKTKTKPKLKLPRMRTKKYRFV; from the exons ATGGCGGAGGCTAACTCTGTATCGGACACTCAGGTCTTATTGCAGTCCATGCTTCAAAGGCTGAAGCTTCAACCAAAACCTGACAgcaatagcacacacacacacgatgaatTACAGTATAGTACAACATTAATAGAGCAAAATGGCAGTGCTGCTGAGAGCCCACCTCAAACCCCGCCAATGTACAATTTCAATTTTTCTATGGACAGCAAATCTATTGTGGTCGGACCATTGAGTCCAGGATTGACTGGTGTAGCAACGTCTCCTTCGCAAGAATTTGCCAAAGGAATTGATGTTCACAATTCAGGAATGTCATCTCCACCAAAACAGAGAACGCTAAACTGGGGGTTTATGAGCAACCACACTGTATCAGGAGGGAACAGCAATGTCAGTACACGCTCAGATGATGGTGTGATGACCAAGCAGGCCAGGAAGCAAAAATTCTCTCTGACAAAAATGAATGATGGCAGTGTCTCATCTCTACAAAGCATTGAAAGCTTGTTGCCCTCAACACACTCATCAGGCTTTACGGAATCAAACGTCCAAGGTCAGGGGGTTGGACAGAAGAGATGGACCCAGAAGGTGAAGGAAAAATGGAAGGAGAGACACAAAAGCGTACCCAGAAGAGAACAagatgtcagagagagacaagaCCACAGCAAAGTGTCAAAT AGCATCAGGTCTCCAATTCCCGTCCAAACTGTGCCCAATGAAAACAACACAACTACAGCATTCAATGAGGAAGTTAGAGTCCAGCACCAGCCAATCAACAGTGGTCCAGTCAAAGGCATTCCCAGTCCACCTGATCACATGAG TGAGACCTTATTTTCACCGGGCTCTTTTAACCTGATGGAAGAGATTTTCACTGGTGAGGAGTGGGCCAAGTTCCTCCCATCCACCACCAGCAGCCAATCAACGTCCGGTTCCATCACACAAGAACAAGAAATGGGATTAACAAACAGTATTAGCCAGTCACGTCAAAATGAGCAACACACGCTCAACCAGTGGTTTTACAGAGGGGCCACAGGCCCTAATTTGGGAATGATACAATCACAAATGAACTCTGGAAGTTTTCACAACATGAACACTACTGAGTACATGTTTAACCAAAGAAAGACTCCTATGTCTGAGTTACACAACGGTCAGAATGGACTGTTTGATTCAGGACCAAACCATCTGGAGAGCATGGATCTGAGTGCCGGCCCATTGGGGAACGATCATCCAATCAAACAACAAGCACACATTTATCCATGTAATCAATCAAACACTATAGAACTAAATGTAAATCCGTTGTTATCCAGTGAGCAAAGTGTGAATCAGTCGCAAGCAACTGAAATAAACCACAACCAACCAGGAAGTGTGCATGAGTATCTCCCCGTATTGGATTTATCATGTCTTCAG TCCAAAGACAGTCCCTCTCCGAGGAAGCAAGTAAATCTGAGCCGTAAACGAAGCCACTCGACAGAGAGAAGAGACTCAAACGAACGATGGAGATCCGAAACTGGAGAAATGCACGAGTGGGGACATAATTCCTCCCCTTCAGATCCAGCGATAAGTCTTTCCCctgcctcctccacctcctctctCCAGCACTCTTTTTCCCAGGATTTGGAGTCGTCGGTGTCTACAGAAACTGTGATCAAAAAG AGGAGGGTGGAGAACATACGTCGTGTGCGATTTGCAGAAGAGGTGACCTTTGTACCACCCCTTGTTCTGTCCGACGATGATGGCGATGCTGATGATGAGGATTACGGTCAGAACGTCACTGACGACAACGATGACGGTGGAGAAGAGTTGCCGTCTCGCCCGTCTGCTCCCAGATGGATTGAGGCACTCAGGAGTAAGACGAAGACGAAGCCCAAACTTAAACTTCCACGCATGAGGACTAAAAAATATCGTTTTGTGTGA